One genomic window of Candidatus Nitrospira inopinata includes the following:
- a CDS encoding HEAT repeat domain-containing protein, with amino-acid sequence MNDVLFLDDHLSLTIWYRAAFATGGLVILLLLWVLCIRVGRSIGRYRSRLITKKWKAIFEGRAPLHHNLPSRFTIGHRHRVLVLSLWNHCYDECRSNDETARLVDIAKRLPLQPWARTLLRSRRLHKKMLAIRTLGRLDDRTMWSPLHSLITHPNLFVALHAVQALLTIHPTAAVPHLIPVIGRRSDWSPLAVATILRSAGDDLASEVLAQAATTGDQAIGARLIRHLPVTQSPRGLPILRRFLESAAQASDDFLAASLFVFGEYQDPADLPLVRQALFHPVWYVRVQAATAMGKLGTSSDEARLTALLNDPEWWVRYRAGEALVNLPSMTEEKLEMLQATLPLPEAQEILATALAKFRQRRRVQLFTGAAPRS; translated from the coding sequence ATGAACGACGTGCTCTTTCTTGACGATCATCTCAGTCTGACAATTTGGTACCGGGCGGCTTTCGCCACTGGGGGGCTGGTTATTTTGCTTTTGCTGTGGGTTCTCTGCATCCGCGTCGGACGATCGATCGGTCGGTACCGATCCCGTCTCATTACCAAGAAGTGGAAAGCGATTTTTGAAGGCCGTGCCCCACTGCATCACAACCTCCCGTCCCGATTCACAATCGGCCACCGTCATCGGGTTCTTGTGCTCTCCCTGTGGAACCACTGTTATGACGAATGTCGATCGAACGACGAAACGGCTCGACTGGTGGACATCGCCAAACGCCTCCCGTTGCAGCCATGGGCCAGAACGCTCCTACGCAGCCGGCGACTTCACAAAAAAATGTTGGCCATTCGGACATTGGGGCGCCTCGACGACCGAACCATGTGGAGCCCTCTGCACTCATTGATCACCCACCCGAATCTCTTCGTGGCCCTGCATGCTGTTCAGGCCCTTCTGACGATTCACCCAACAGCGGCCGTTCCCCATCTCATTCCCGTGATCGGCCGGCGAAGCGACTGGTCTCCCCTGGCCGTCGCCACGATCTTGCGTTCGGCCGGTGATGATCTGGCATCCGAGGTCCTTGCACAGGCCGCGACCACCGGAGACCAAGCCATCGGCGCTCGGCTGATTCGCCATCTGCCAGTCACCCAGAGTCCTCGTGGACTGCCCATCCTCCGTCGATTCCTGGAGTCAGCAGCGCAGGCGTCGGATGATTTTCTCGCCGCTTCCTTGTTCGTGTTTGGCGAATATCAAGATCCGGCCGACCTGCCACTGGTTCGACAAGCCCTTTTCCATCCGGTGTGGTACGTGCGGGTGCAGGCGGCGACCGCGATGGGAAAATTGGGCACATCCAGCGACGAAGCCAGGCTTACCGCGCTGTTGAACGATCCGGAATGGTGGGTACGGTATCGAGCAGGCGAAGCTTTGGTCAATTTGCCTTCGATGACCGAAGAGAAGCTGGAGATGCTTCAAGCCACCTTGCCATTGCCCGAGGCGCAGGAGATTTTGGCGACAGCCCTGGCCAAATTTCGCCAACGCCGGCGCGTTCAGCTTTTCACCGGCGCGGCACCACGTTCGTAA
- a CDS encoding surface-adhesin E family protein — MKLTTVTMGLAFIAAWPAWAGWVSLGGNETAGMTIYIDASSIEKNGDRRMVWVLYDFKREQTKEEGISFRSAKIQREYDCAKALTRVLTIQHFAGPMESGKKVLEKTATSEEWEPVGRLESGTVAKDLWTLACE; from the coding sequence ATGAAACTCACCACAGTCACGATGGGGCTGGCGTTCATTGCAGCCTGGCCGGCATGGGCCGGATGGGTGTCGCTGGGGGGCAACGAAACAGCGGGGATGACCATCTATATCGATGCGTCAAGCATTGAGAAAAATGGGGATCGGCGGATGGTTTGGGTGCTCTATGATTTCAAGAGGGAGCAGACCAAGGAAGAGGGGATTTCGTTCCGTTCAGCGAAGATCCAGCGGGAATATGATTGTGCCAAGGCGCTCACCCGCGTCCTTACGATCCAGCATTTTGCCGGGCCAATGGAAAGTGGCAAGAAGGTGTTGGAGAAGACTGCCACTAGTGAGGAGTGGGAACCGGTCGGCCGGCTTGAATCCGGCACGGTGGCCAAGGACCTCTGGACCCTGGCTTGTGAATAG